GAGCCCGATGTACCCACCTGGGGCCTGGCTGGCAGCACCTTCCCCTGCCGCCCCCCGGAGACTTCAGGCCACGTCATCTAAGGAGCCTTCGAAGGCTCACCGCTTAACACACAAGACATGGGGCGATCCGATCTGGTGCAGAATGTCTGAAAGACACAAAACTCTCAAAATTGACAACACTAAGGAACTGGCTAAAGTATGGCTAGGGACggtgcaaagaagaaaaagtgaagttgGATCCTCACTCCGAATAGTTTAAAAACCCCCACATCAGAGATAAAGTTATAGAGCTAAAATAAAGATTTCATAAATAAGgcttcaattcagtcactcagttgtgtctgactcttttcgaccccatggactgcagcacgccaggcctccctggccatcaccaactcctggagcttgttcaaactcatgtccatcaagtcgatgatgccatccaaccatctcatcctctgtcgtctccttctcctcccgccttcaatctttcccagcatcagggtcttttgcagtgagtcagttctttgcatcaggtggccaaaggattggagtttcagcatcagtccttccagtgaacacccaggactgatctccttcagaatggactggttggatctccttgcagtccaggggactcttaagagtcttttccaacaccacagttcaaaagcgtcaattcttcagtgctcagctttctttataggacACAAACTGTGGGGGAAAGGCAGATAAATCTGACTATTTTGAAGTTTAAGCTTTCTTTCCACCTACAGACATTATATACTGTGTAATGTGTGATAAGATACAACATTTAGTTCTATTTGTGGTGCTGCGTGTAAATTCAGCTCTTTTTTGCAGCATTGCTTTTGCTTGAGGCATGGTTTCCACCACTTGCTTGTGTACTCCATGATCCATTCTCCTAATCGTGGGCACTCAGGCTGCATCCTGTTCTTCCTGCTACAGACCGTAGGACACTGACCCTCTCCAGGGCCTGTGCCAAGTCCCCTGGGGGTCGCCACTAGGGAACGGCGCTTCTGGATTACTGTGGGACAGCAGCTCTGCAGACAGGCTGCCTGCTTTCTTGTATAGCCATTCCGTATCCTTAAGCATTGAGTATGCGCCCCCGCCCCATGGAAATCTTCCCGGAAACAGGTTAAAATCAGAAGGTGCTGCAGGGTCACAGGATGCTGGAGTCATGCGGCCAGAGAGATGCCCGGTACCGGTGGGCGTGAGCGGCTGTGAACTGAGTTGTGAGATGATTTTCCTGAGTCAGAGTGTAACTTTGAAAGGGTCCCTTGGCCTTAACAAAACTCAAGAGATGGGCCTTCTGGATATTGATTAGCCAGGGATTTGACGGTGAAGGAATTTTCCTTTTCAGATActtacttggctgtgccaggtcttggttgcagcagtGGCATCTTTAGTCacggcatgcgaactcttagatGTGGcccgtgggatctagttcccttactGGGGATCAGATCCAGGCCTCCTCCtttaggagtgtggagtcttagccaccggactaAGCGAAGTCCTAAAAGATTTGTCTTTGTTacgctcattcatttatttgtcagcaaatatttgttgagtgctaCTATGTTAGGTACTTGACTAGGTACTGGATAAACAGCATTTAACAAACAGATCATGTTCTTATGGAGCTAAGAATCTGCAGtgggaaataaaagataatttgaaaaacaCAGAATGATGACTTCTGTGTGTTATAAAAGAAGAGTGTAGGTGCTAATTTAGCAGGGAGGTTAGGGATGTTCTGAGATGAAATTCAAGCCAGTCTCAAAACTGACAACACTAAGGTGAAGAGGAGTGGACAGTAGGTGGGGCAGGAAGAACCTTCTGGGCCAAGGGAACAGCACTGTGCGGAGACCCAGGGACGAGTCGTTgctggtgttcagtcgctcagtcgtgtctgagtctgcgaccctatggactgcagcatgccaggcttccctgtccttcactatctcccagagttgagtcagtgataccatccaaccatctcatcctctgtcaccctcttctcctaccttcaatcttccctagcatcagggtcttttccaatgagttggctgctcgcatcaggtggccaaagtattggagcttcaacatcagtccttccaatgaatattaggggttgatttcctttaggattgactggtttgatctccttgcagtccaagggactctcaagagtgtttttcagcaccacagtttgaaaatgtcaattctttgacactcagccttctttatggtccaactcacatccatacatgactactgggaaaatcatagctttgactagacagacctttgttggcaaagtgatgtgtctgctttttaacatctGAGAGAATGAGACAAATGTGAGTTGCCAAAAGGCAAGGCAGCCAGAGGGCGGGGCAGGCTGTGAGAGGTGAAGCTGGAGAGATGGTAGGGGATGTTAGGGAGTTTGGATTTTAGACTAAGTTTAATGGGAGGCCACTGAAGGGGTTAAAGAGTAATGTGGCTACTGGGTAGAGAATACTTTGAAAAGTCAGTAATAGATTAATTACTTTATTGTAGGAGTCTAGGTGAAAGTTGATGGTAGCTtggactgctactgctaagtcacttcagtcgtgtctgactctgtgcgaccccatagatggcagcccaccaggctcccccgtccctgggattctccaggcaagaatactggagtgggttgccatttccttctccaatgcatgcaagtgaaaagtgaaagtgaagtcgctcagtcctgtccgaccctcagcaaccccatggactgcagcctaccaggcttctccatccatgggattttccaggcaagagtactggagtggggtgccatttccttctccatagcttAGACCAGAGTTATGAAAAAGCAGGTAGAAGGTGATGAATGGCAAATATATTCTGGAGGTAGAATCatcaatatttgtaaatgaacTGGACGTCAAAGATGAGAAAGAGGTGTCAAGAATGATGCCCAGATTTCTGATAACAGCAGCTGTGTAGATGGAGGTGCCATTTACCAAAGTGGTGACTTCCCAGAGAGAACAGGTTATGGAGGGAAGAGTAAGAGTTCTCTGTAGACTGTGTCCAGTTTGAGACATCCAAGTGGAGGTGTCAGGAAGGAAGTCAGAGGATGTGGATCTGGAGCTTAGAAGAGAGCAGGTTATAAAAACTTAAGCTGTTAATAGGTGATACTTAAGCTGTGAAAATTGATAGATGACCCAGGTAATAAATACATGTACAGTGAGAAGAGTCAAGGGCCTAACAAGGAAACTGGGAGAGCTCCAACTTTAGAGGAAAAGTAATGCAGGAGCAAATTAGACTGAGGGGAGACCAGAGACGTACAAGACAACACAGCGTGTGACGCCGCGGAGGCCAGTGTGAGTCTACTCGAGGTCAAAGAAGGTGTGCACCATTGAAGCCACTGTGTTAAGCAACATGGTCACTAGAGGCCCTCCTGGCAGCTGTGTTGCTAGAACGTTTAGCACGCATACCACGTTGAAATAGGTTGAGAAAGTGGTGCTTATATTTCTGGCAATATGTGGGGTTAATTAGCCTGGAAGATCTTTCTGTATAAAGTACCTGGAAGTGCTGGATGAACTGTAACAATTCTCCTTTTAGATGCATAGCTGAGAACCTCCCCAAATAAAGGAATCCCTAGGggtgaagaaaaatgagaaaatgagggCCTTAGAATCTGAGCTGATGATGAAGCCACAGTTGCCTTGCAGGTATTTGCCAGTCTTTGTAACCGAGAAACTTAAGTTTAATAGCTGTCCAAGAAAGATGTAGGGAGCTGGAACTGAAACCTCATATATATTTGGAAACTATAAAGGTGGACACActcaatgaaaagacaaaataggAAGAGTTTGCTACCTGGTAAAAGATGACAGAGTTCTCTCTCTTGACCTGGGCTCTGGGTGGGAAAAACTGAATATTCTTTCCTAGAATTGAAAAGCACTCTTCCCCTCACGTTTGGAGTTCAGAATTGTACTATTTAAGTGATGTGGATACGAAATTACATTGTACATAATTTGATGATGTACAAGGACGTCCGATAGAACAAagtactctttggaaggacatGCTTCCACACAGGTCTCCTAAATCTGGCCAGAGATGAGCTCACAACCCCAAATAACAAGACACATGAAGTGATGCTACTTGAAATGAGTCAGTAGAAAACTGTAGACTCAAATTCTCAAGAACCTGGGAACTGGAACcattagttataaaatattgagtaagtAGATTTAaactatttaatgaaataaaaggtagaaagaaaacaggaaagaacagAATGTCATCCCAAAAGGCAGGGaggatttggaaaagaaaaagatgctttTAGTAATAAAAATGCAAGTTTGTAAAGGGATACTTTGGTgatggcttaaacagcagactAGATATGACTGAAGAGAACTAGAGAACAAGGTAGGCCCGGCATCATGCAGACAGAAACGGGCTGAGAGTCATGGGGAGCTGATGAGAAGGTCTGTCACATGTCCCCACGAAGAGGGCCAAGAGAATGGAGCGAGGACATACCCCACGGACGTGCCCGAGAGTCACCCGGGAGCATGACTCGGCGTTCGCCGCGTGAGATGAACGAGAGGTTCGCCCCTTGCTCCCTGGTGGCGATGCCGCAGGACACTTCAGACGGATTTTTACAGCTGTCACAAAGACGAGACCGGCGAGCAGCaggctagccggctgcagactcCGCACCGGGAGCCGCAGAAACCAGAGGTCAGCAGATGGGACCCTCGGAGCTGGACAGGACAGGACCGAGATCCCGGAGCTGCGGTCGCGGCTGCCCCGCCACCCAGGTAGCCGACCACGGGGCACGCGACAGAGCAGCTCCCCCACAACGGACCCCGCTGTGCAGGGGTCCTCAAGGACGGGCATGAGGGCAGAGGGCCCCTGAAGGTGCCGCGGGAGACGACGGAGACCCGGCGAAGAGGAAATGGCGAGCGAGCAGATGGACGGTAGGTCTGGGCAAACGTCCCACACGGCTTTGACACGGCCGGAGCCGGGGGCGCACCCCTGCTTGCCCGGACTGGCCAGATGCTGGGGCGGAGCCCCCGGAACTACAGCCCCCATGAGGCTCTGCGCGCGCGCATGCGCCGTGGCAGGCGTGGCGGGCGCGGCGACTGGCGTGCGTGGCGCGCGGCGTGGCGTGCGTGGGCGTTCTAGAACGCAGCGGCGAGGGCCCAGGCGCCATGTTGGGGCCGAGGGGACCGCGGAGAGGTGCTTGAAGCGGCGGGAGCGGAGCGGGAGCGGGTCGGACCTGGGCTGGTAGgagccccgcccctcccgcctCAGCGGATCATGACCCGGGCGGCGGCCACGGAGGTCGCGGTGGCGGGGGACGCGGCGTGGCGGGGCCAGCGCTAGAGATGATGCCGTTTCCGGTGACCACCCTGGGACCACAGCGGACCCCGCCGCCGCCCAAGCACTACGGCATCTCTTCCCCCATCAGTTTAGCACCCCCCAGGGAGACTGACTGCATACTTACCCAGAAATTAATTGAAACTCTGAAGCCCTTCGGGGTTtttgaagaggaagaggaactgCAGCGCAGGATTTTAATTTTGGAGAAATTAAATAATCTGGTAAAGGAATGGATACGAGAAATCAGTGAAAGCAAGAGTCTTCCACAAGCTGTAATTGAAAATGTTGGAGGGAAAATCTTTACATTTGGTTCTTACAGGTTAGGGGTGCATACGAAAGGTGCAGATATCGATGCGTTGTGCGTGGCACCGAGACACGTTGATCGAAGCGACTTTTTCACTTCCTTCTATGATAAATTGAAACTACATGAAGAAGTAAAGGATTTAAGGGCTGTTGAGGAGGCATTTGTACCAGTTATCAAACTCTGTTTCGATGGGATAGAGATTGATATTTTGTTTGCAAGATTAGCACTGCAGACTATTCCTGAAGATTTGGACCTAAGAGATGACAGTCTGCTTAAAAACTTAGATATAAGATGCATAAGAAGCCTTAATGGTTGCCGGGTAACTGATGAGATTTTACATCTAGTACCAAACATTGACAACTTCAGATTAACTCTGAGAGCCATCAAGCTGTGGGCCAAATGCCACAATATTTATTCCAATATACTAGGTTTCCTCGGTGGTGTTTCCTGGGCGATGCTAGTAGCAAGAACTTGCCAGCTTTATCCAAATGCCATAGCATCAACTCTTGTCCGTAAATTTTTCTTGGTGTTTTCTGAGTGGGAATGGCCGAATCCAGTGCTACTGAAAGAGCCCGAAGAACGGAATCTGAATTTGCCTGTCTGGGACCCAAGAGTAAATCCCAGTGataggtaccatctcatgcccaTAATCACACCAGCATACCCACAGCAGAACTCCACCTACAACGTGTCTGTTTCAACACGGATGGTCATGATTGAAGAGTTTAAGCAAGGGCTTGCTATCACACATGAGATTTTGCTGAGTAAGGCAGAGTGGTCCAAACTTTTCGAAGCGCCCAGCTTCTTCCAGAAGTACAAGCATTATATTGTGCTTCTGGCAAGTGCGCCAACAGAGAAACAACATCTAGAGTGGGTGGGTTTGGTGGAATCAAAAATCCGAATTCTGGTCGGAAGCTTGGAGAAGAATGAATTTATTACACTGGCTCATGTGAATCCTCAGTCGTTTCCAGCACCCAAGGAGAGTCCTGACAAGGAAGAATTTCGTACAATGTGGGTGATTGGGTTAGTGttaaaaaaaccagaaaactCTGAAGTTCTCAGTATTGACCTCACCTATGATATCCAGTCTTTCACAGACACTGTGTATAGGCAAGCGATAAATAGTAAAATGTTTGAGATGGACATGAAAATTGCTGcaatgcatttgaaaaaaaaggaaCTTCATCAACTACTGCCTAATCATGtgcttcagaaaaagaaaacactttctaCAGAAGGTGTCAGATTGACAGCCTTGGATGACGGCAGCCTTGACTTGTCTGTCAACGGTGAGAACAGCACACCTGTGTCGTCACTTCCTGCTGCTTCGAAGACTGGCCCAGTGACTGGCAGCACTCAAGGCAGAAACAGTCCTGCCCCGGTGGCAATGGCAGCATCTGTGACTGGCGTACAGTTTCCTGAAGTTTCCTTGCAGCAAGCAAATCCCAGCGACAGCCTGGGGGGTGCGTCCAGCGAAAGCATCCCTCAGACTGCTCCACAGCCAGCTGTTCCTCCAGCACCGAAGCCCATGGTCACCAGAGTCGTTTCCTCAACACGGCTGGTCAGCCATCCACCCAGGCCTTCAGGGAGCGCAGCAACAAGCATAGCTAATCCTATCGTAGGAGTCTAGAGGACATTGTCGCGTCACCAAGAAGAAAGGACCAAGGCAGCCAAAACAGAAGAGGAATGTTTTCAGAGAGAGACCAGTGTGACTCGATTGAAAACTATTCAGACAGCAGCTTTTGTTGGCCTCACGGGGAACATCCACTGCAGACCTTCCCAGTACCCCTGCTCTCCCTGCAGATCCTATTCCTGTTATCAAGAATTCAATAAAACAGATTGAACTGAGAAAAACACCTCGAGGTCCATAAACAGTATCTGCCAACTCAGCCTGCTGTCTTCACATGCTAATGGAGGAGAATGAAGGGTACCAGACTAGATACGGTTCCAGATAGGTTTAGTAGGTGTATTTGGTGACTTCTCTTATGGGCTAATCTTGATCAGAAGTCCAGGTTAGTATGTGAAGCTGGAAGTACTGTTACTAATGTGTCAGGATACTTACGTGTTAGCCACAGTTATGCTATTTCAAAGGACACCTGCCCTTTAGGAGGAAAAAACCCCTCCAGCTATATTTGTACCCTTGACTGACATCTGGACGGGATTGATGTTGGGTGCATTGTTGGGGGAAGTTTGCAATACAAACTGGTATCAGAATTCCTTATGCTGATGATGcactttatgtatatttttattagaaagtaGAACTAATTTTAGCCTTTTCAGCTTGATGGATTTCAGTTTTTTCCTGAAGGGCGTTCTTCATTATTAATCTTGTGGTGGGTTCCCATTGTGTGGCGAGTGGTGTGCTGTGCTTCACAGGCATCGAGGCCACCTGGCTCAGCCCTGTGAGGTCACCCTTTCAGACCAAGTACCAGCTCTTAGGATATGCGCTTGGCGCTGGAGCAGTAATTAGTAAGTGTTTGGTTTTGATGGGACAGGATCAAGAAAGGAGACACTGGTTTTATCTGTACAACTGTTTGAGGGTGCGAACAATCAGGGGTCAGACGGCAGATACTGTATGGAGCTAACAAAGCTCCATGTTCTCTTATCCTTAATCATTTGTCTTAAAACAAGGAAAAACTTCCTGTACCCCCGAcccccactgccttctctgcttgTGTGCACAAGATGCGCTTGTATATTGTTTCACAGAAAACTCAGTATGCTCGTGTTTTCTCAACCATGATGTGAAACCAACAGTCCTGTGGCCCCCTGGCTAGTATTGAGTGAAGTTTTACTAAACGTAATTCCTGTGAAGCATGTTATCCATCTTGGATGGCCGTTCAGTCTCCACGTAAGAGAAGATGTGTATACTCCACAGAATACCTGCTTATGGTAaagttaatttctaatttaaacgTGTAAGCAAAAGCATTTTCTCTagaattttaaatcaatttttatttgtaatgaCTTACTAAAATTCATTAGTGAAATTTACATGTAGAAACATAAAAAGTTTCTAGCAAGCACTTGACATCTGGTCAGCTTTCTACTCATTGGTCCTGCAAAAGATTTAGAATacctttctttaaattaaaaaaaaaaaagaccgctCATAATTCAGCCGCAGAACATTCATGTTGAAAACCAGGAGTGCCCGCGCTTGTAGGTGATGAGAGCTCGGTCTTCTTCTGGGCGTAGCAGCACACCTAACGGGCTTTCCACAGCCTGGTTCTGGTTCTTCCCATCCCCTGACAGTGTTCCTTTTTACCACACGTGCATTTTTCATCTCAAACTGCAGCTTCTTAAACTCTTTCCCCGTCCTTCTGAATAATTTCCCCAAAGTTGGATTCTAGTCGTTTCTGTTGTGGGCTGTGCAGTAATTGAGACT
This genomic interval from Bos mutus isolate GX-2022 chromosome 25, NWIPB_WYAK_1.1, whole genome shotgun sequence contains the following:
- the PAPOLB gene encoding poly(A) polymerase beta codes for the protein MMPFPVTTLGPQRTPPPPKHYGISSPISLAPPRETDCILTQKLIETLKPFGVFEEEEELQRRILILEKLNNLVKEWIREISESKSLPQAVIENVGGKIFTFGSYRLGVHTKGADIDALCVAPRHVDRSDFFTSFYDKLKLHEEVKDLRAVEEAFVPVIKLCFDGIEIDILFARLALQTIPEDLDLRDDSLLKNLDIRCIRSLNGCRVTDEILHLVPNIDNFRLTLRAIKLWAKCHNIYSNILGFLGGVSWAMLVARTCQLYPNAIASTLVRKFFLVFSEWEWPNPVLLKEPEERNLNLPVWDPRVNPSDRYHLMPIITPAYPQQNSTYNVSVSTRMVMIEEFKQGLAITHEILLSKAEWSKLFEAPSFFQKYKHYIVLLASAPTEKQHLEWVGLVESKIRILVGSLEKNEFITLAHVNPQSFPAPKESPDKEEFRTMWVIGLVLKKPENSEVLSIDLTYDIQSFTDTVYRQAINSKMFEMDMKIAAMHLKKKELHQLLPNHVLQKKKTLSTEGVRLTALDDGSLDLSVNGENSTPVSSLPAASKTGPVTGSTQGRNSPAPVAMAASVTGVQFPEVSLQQANPSDSLGGASSESIPQTAPQPAVPPAPKPMVTRVVSSTRLVSHPPRPSGSAATSIANPIVGV